From Vibrio crassostreae, one genomic window encodes:
- the ccoS gene encoding cbb3-type cytochrome oxidase assembly protein CcoS: protein MESLYILIPIAIVLVCIAVGIFLWAVKSEQFEDLERQGHNILFDEDEKAHNHSDSKPVKNETAYSESQTNVDKKNDDA from the coding sequence ATGGAAAGTTTATACATCCTGATCCCCATTGCGATTGTACTAGTGTGCATCGCTGTTGGTATTTTTCTATGGGCGGTGAAGAGCGAACAGTTTGAAGATCTAGAACGTCAAGGTCACAACATTCTGTTTGATGAAGACGAAAAGGCTCACAACCATTCTGATAGCAAACCTGTCAAGAATGAGACAGCTTACAGCGAAAGCCAAACTAACGTAGACAAAAAGAACGATGACGCCTGA
- a CDS encoding extracellular solute-binding protein, with protein MKKWATLLAGSACALSMLSAPSFAKDNKELVFMNWGPYINSEILEQFTDETGIKVIYSTYESNETLYAKLKTHNKGYDLVVPSTYFVSKMRDEGMLQKIDKTKLNNFKNLDTNYLDKPYDPSNDYSIPHVVAITGLAVNTDMYDPEDFQSWADLWKPELEGQLMMMDDTREVFHIALRKLGYSGNTTNEKEIDEAYAELQKLMPNVLVFNSDNPGAPYMSGEVGLGMLWNGSAAAAQNEGLPIKLVFPKEGGIGWVDNFAISSGAVNVEAAHKMIDFLLRPEIAEQISRDTGYLTAVKASNEKFKDSPALFPSQEDLDRVEWQAAVGDKTVKYEDYFMKLKAGQ; from the coding sequence ATGAAAAAATGGGCTACTCTATTAGCTGGTAGTGCATGTGCGCTTTCAATGTTATCTGCACCATCATTTGCAAAAGATAACAAAGAATTGGTATTCATGAACTGGGGACCTTACATCAACAGTGAGATTCTAGAACAGTTCACTGATGAAACTGGTATCAAGGTTATCTACTCGACTTACGAGTCGAACGAAACCCTGTACGCAAAGCTAAAAACACACAACAAAGGCTACGACCTAGTTGTGCCGTCGACTTACTTCGTATCTAAGATGCGTGACGAAGGTATGCTACAAAAGATCGACAAAACTAAGCTGAACAACTTCAAGAATCTAGATACTAACTACCTAGATAAGCCGTACGACCCAAGTAACGACTACTCTATTCCACACGTAGTTGCGATCACAGGTCTTGCTGTTAACACTGACATGTACGATCCAGAAGATTTCCAAAGCTGGGCTGATCTATGGAAGCCTGAGCTTGAAGGTCAACTAATGATGATGGATGACACTCGTGAAGTGTTCCACATCGCACTACGTAAGTTAGGTTACTCTGGTAACACAACAAACGAGAAAGAGATCGACGAAGCGTACGCTGAGCTACAAAAGCTGATGCCAAACGTTCTAGTATTTAACTCAGATAACCCAGGCGCGCCATATATGTCTGGTGAAGTTGGACTTGGTATGCTGTGGAACGGTTCTGCTGCCGCTGCGCAAAACGAAGGTCTACCAATCAAACTGGTTTTCCCTAAAGAAGGCGGTATCGGTTGGGTTGATAACTTTGCAATCAGTTCTGGTGCGGTAAACGTAGAAGCGGCTCATAAGATGATCGACTTCCTACTTCGCCCTGAAATTGCTGAGCAGATTTCTCGCGATACTGGCTACCTAACGGCAGTTAAAGCGTCTAACGAGAAGTTCAAAGACAGCCCTGCTCTGTTCCCGTCTCAAGAAGATCTTGACCGTGTTGAATGGCAAGCTGCAGTTGGCGACAAGACAGTGAAGTACGAAGATTACTTCATGAAACTTAAAGCAGGTCAGTAA
- a CDS encoding DUF2987 domain-containing protein, whose translation MKKTALALLASLGLGVSLPASAQEYMFTYSKLYTQLKNNTKEGHDDVKVAVFFVDQQAQQTCHISKAWMEKEEHYEELKVSPANELLLPVDQNLRSANPLIFVQTQEEECAYSLVVMTQEPLAGTVEVTQLENLLPQMQAMLEDVSGMFSGWFTPDIQGLTLEFANKLEGNIELSNGKQLPIKEGRAKFTLEELNGSDSITLPEPTVRVLPYIPAQ comes from the coding sequence ATGAAAAAGACAGCACTCGCTTTATTAGCCTCATTAGGCCTTGGGGTTTCTCTTCCAGCTTCCGCGCAAGAGTACATGTTCACGTATTCTAAGCTTTATACTCAACTGAAAAACAACACCAAAGAAGGGCATGATGATGTCAAAGTTGCGGTCTTCTTTGTTGATCAACAAGCTCAGCAAACCTGTCACATCAGCAAAGCTTGGATGGAAAAAGAAGAGCACTACGAAGAGCTAAAAGTCTCTCCTGCGAATGAACTGCTTCTACCTGTAGATCAAAACCTTCGTTCAGCTAATCCTCTTATCTTTGTACAAACTCAAGAAGAAGAGTGTGCGTATTCTTTGGTTGTGATGACGCAAGAGCCTTTAGCTGGCACAGTAGAAGTAACTCAACTAGAAAACCTATTACCACAGATGCAGGCGATGCTTGAAGATGTCAGCGGTATGTTCTCTGGTTGGTTCACGCCTGATATCCAAGGGTTAACGCTGGAATTCGCTAATAAGCTTGAAGGCAACATAGAGCTTTCAAACGGCAAGCAACTACCAATCAAAGAAGGGCGAGCGAAATTCACCTTAGAAGAACTGAATGGAAGTGACAGCATCACGTTACCAGAACCAACAGTTCGCGTATTGCCGTACATTCCCGCGCAATAA
- a CDS encoding DUF2189 domain-containing protein codes for MNNDIEKDFNLGGSINRALSGDYELKATAVFQEAWKHTISHFLSFSPAIIALMFVQLAIFYIALKLQLGDPAVILDAVIDPESFTPQIVESIFIANFSYEVISAPIYAGICLMAMSHAAGLQTKVRHIGKGLQFTVPVILVTLFSLMLQGIAGMILPFLSIYFSLAFSHSILLICDKKVPPMQSLLLSLRAVNKKIFVVASIYLMVMLMFIVAAMMYGIGLIFVLPFFFHVKGILYREMFGIKLKLIASDRPKSDDDNNDSNNDDNNKNPQVFDA; via the coding sequence ATGAACAACGACATCGAAAAAGATTTTAATTTGGGCGGTAGTATCAACCGTGCACTTTCTGGCGATTATGAGCTCAAAGCAACGGCTGTATTCCAAGAAGCTTGGAAACATACGATAAGTCACTTTCTTTCGTTTTCCCCTGCGATTATTGCTTTGATGTTTGTGCAGCTCGCTATCTTTTATATCGCACTTAAACTACAGCTTGGTGATCCCGCGGTTATATTGGACGCGGTTATCGACCCAGAGTCGTTTACACCACAAATCGTTGAATCGATTTTTATTGCGAACTTTAGCTATGAAGTGATCAGTGCACCTATCTATGCTGGTATCTGTTTAATGGCCATGAGCCACGCTGCTGGTCTACAAACCAAAGTACGCCACATCGGTAAAGGTTTGCAGTTTACGGTTCCCGTTATCCTAGTGACTTTATTTAGCCTAATGCTTCAAGGCATCGCAGGTATGATTCTGCCGTTCTTATCTATCTACTTCTCACTTGCGTTCAGTCATTCGATTCTGCTGATTTGTGATAAGAAAGTGCCGCCAATGCAATCGCTTCTGCTTTCATTAAGAGCGGTAAACAAGAAGATCTTCGTGGTCGCGTCTATTTACCTAATGGTTATGTTGATGTTCATCGTGGCTGCGATGATGTACGGCATTGGCTTAATCTTCGTTCTTCCATTCTTCTTCCACGTGAAAGGTATCCTTTACCGTGAAATGTTTGGCATCAAGTTGAAACTGATTGCTTCAGATCGTCCAAAGAGTGATGACGATAACAACGACAGCAATAACGACGACAATAACAAAAACCCACAGGTGTTCGATGCATAA
- the potC gene encoding spermidine/putrescine ABC transporter permease PotC — protein MGRTVKFSFMALVYAFLYLPIIVLIANSFNANKFGMKWGGFTTKWYDALINNDSLMQAAWHSINVAVFSATAATIVGSLTAVALFRYQFKGKGIVNGMLFIVMMSPDIVMAISLLALFLVMGVQLGFFTLLAAHITFCLPFVVVTVYSRLNGFDVKMLEAAKDLGASEWTILKQIILPLAKPAVAAGWLLSFTLSLDDVIISSFVTGPTYEILPLKIYSMVKVGISPEVNALATVMLVVSLILVIISQLLAREKIK, from the coding sequence ATGGGGCGCACAGTTAAGTTCAGCTTTATGGCGCTGGTATACGCCTTTCTATACCTACCTATTATCGTATTGATTGCTAACTCGTTTAATGCCAATAAGTTTGGTATGAAATGGGGTGGCTTCACGACTAAATGGTATGACGCGCTTATTAACAACGACAGCCTAATGCAGGCTGCGTGGCACTCGATCAATGTAGCGGTGTTCTCAGCAACAGCCGCAACGATTGTCGGTAGCCTTACAGCAGTAGCCCTATTCCGTTACCAATTTAAAGGTAAAGGCATCGTAAATGGCATGTTGTTCATCGTAATGATGTCACCAGATATCGTAATGGCAATTTCGTTACTGGCTCTGTTCTTAGTAATGGGTGTACAACTTGGGTTCTTTACCCTACTTGCTGCTCACATTACCTTCTGTCTACCGTTCGTTGTGGTAACGGTTTACAGTCGCTTGAATGGCTTTGATGTGAAGATGTTAGAAGCAGCAAAAGACTTAGGTGCGAGCGAATGGACGATCCTAAAACAGATCATCTTACCACTTGCTAAGCCAGCGGTTGCTGCGGGTTGGTTATTGAGCTTCACTCTGTCTCTGGACGATGTGATCATCAGTTCTTTCGTAACCGGTCCAACGTATGAAATCTTACCACTGAAGATTTACTCAATGGTTAAAGTGGGTATCTCTCCTGAGGTAAACGCCCTAGCAACAGTGATGTTAGTGGTGTCGTTAATACTGGTGATCATTTCTCAGTTATTAGCGAGAGAAAAAATCAAGTAA
- the uspE gene encoding universal stress protein UspE: MSIYNKILVVADINHDEQPALVRAIQLAKKSTSTSHITFFLSIYDFSYEMTSMLSIDERDAMRKGVIHQREIWMNKVAEPYLDDSIEFNVQVVWHNRPYEAIIAEVYSGEHDILIKGTRKHDTLESVIFTPTDWHLLRKCPSPVLLVKNDFWPDHAKIFASVHVGSETEAHLELNDTMVDRLLEITGRLDAEPFLVNAYPVTPANITIELPEFDPTSYTDAVRGHHLTAMKALRQKHGMCEEQTVVEQGLPEDVIPRVASENNAAMVILGTTGRTGLSAVFIGNTAEHVIDKINCDVLALKPSGYVSPLDPNLSKG; this comes from the coding sequence ATGAGTATCTATAACAAAATTTTAGTTGTCGCAGACATTAATCACGATGAGCAACCTGCTCTAGTTCGTGCTATCCAACTTGCCAAGAAAAGCACCTCAACAAGCCACATCACTTTCTTTTTGTCGATATACGACTTCTCGTATGAAATGACATCTATGCTCTCTATCGATGAAAGAGACGCAATGCGCAAAGGTGTAATTCACCAACGCGAAATTTGGATGAATAAAGTCGCAGAACCTTACCTAGATGATTCTATTGAATTTAATGTACAAGTGGTTTGGCATAACCGCCCGTATGAAGCGATCATTGCCGAGGTTTACAGTGGCGAGCATGACATCTTAATCAAAGGTACGCGCAAACACGATACCTTGGAATCTGTCATATTCACTCCAACTGATTGGCATCTTTTGAGAAAATGCCCTAGCCCAGTGCTATTGGTTAAAAATGATTTCTGGCCAGATCACGCGAAGATTTTTGCTTCAGTTCATGTGGGTTCGGAAACAGAAGCTCACTTAGAGCTTAACGACACTATGGTCGACAGGTTACTAGAGATCACGGGTCGTTTGGATGCTGAACCGTTCTTGGTGAATGCCTACCCAGTGACACCTGCTAATATCACGATTGAACTGCCAGAGTTTGATCCAACGTCTTATACTGACGCAGTTCGTGGTCACCACTTGACGGCAATGAAAGCGCTTCGCCAAAAGCACGGTATGTGTGAAGAACAAACTGTAGTTGAGCAAGGCTTGCCTGAAGATGTTATTCCTCGTGTGGCTTCTGAAAATAACGCTGCAATGGTTATTCTGGGTACCACGGGTCGTACTGGCTTGTCTGCCGTGTTTATTGGTAATACAGCGGAGCATGTTATCGACAAAATTAACTGTGATGTGTTGGCTCTTAAACCGTCTGGTTACGTGAGCCCATTAGACCCTAACCTTTCGAAAGGTTAA
- a CDS encoding glucosaminidase domain-containing protein, translated as MHKDTQASASKSLALKVTALALVGSISLIGPYIYQEEERRRTTEQSANSNDQFGDLTVSSSTPNFAAIEDVNEKKDTFFSFLRPSINIENKRITKERAFLTKLSESGLNKIDSEDASYAKRLGMLYSLPVPSEGLDQAWLTEMLNRVNVLPEALVLTQAANESAWGTSRFATKANNYFGHWCYTKGCGLVPLQRNEGSSHEVATFSSSQESVHRYFMNLNRNRAYADLRAIRAKLAAQGDDLLTTETATELTNGLLKYSERGSDYVTDLQAMIRHNELYWKK; from the coding sequence ATGCATAAAGACACACAGGCAAGCGCAAGCAAATCACTTGCGCTTAAAGTGACGGCACTGGCTCTTGTTGGCTCTATTTCACTAATTGGTCCTTATATTTACCAAGAAGAGGAGCGTCGACGTACGACAGAGCAGAGCGCCAATTCCAATGACCAATTTGGTGACTTGACGGTTTCTTCGAGCACACCAAACTTTGCGGCCATCGAAGATGTGAACGAGAAAAAGGACACATTTTTTTCGTTCCTACGTCCAAGCATCAATATTGAAAACAAACGTATCACCAAAGAGCGCGCGTTTTTAACTAAGCTCTCTGAGTCTGGTTTAAACAAAATTGATTCTGAAGACGCGTCTTATGCGAAAAGGTTAGGGATGTTATACAGCTTACCTGTGCCTAGTGAAGGTTTAGATCAGGCATGGCTGACAGAGATGCTTAATCGCGTCAATGTACTGCCAGAAGCGCTCGTACTGACACAAGCAGCGAATGAGTCAGCTTGGGGAACGTCGCGTTTCGCCACCAAAGCGAACAACTATTTCGGACACTGGTGTTACACCAAAGGTTGTGGCCTTGTTCCTCTACAACGTAACGAAGGTAGCTCCCATGAAGTTGCAACATTCTCTTCAAGCCAAGAGTCTGTGCACCGTTACTTTATGAACCTAAACCGAAACCGTGCTTATGCAGACCTAAGAGCAATTCGCGCAAAACTAGCGGCACAAGGCGACGATCTGTTAACGACCGAAACCGCGACAGAGCTCACCAACGGCTTGCTAAAATATTCTGAGCGAGGTTCAGACTATGTGACTGATTTACAAGCTATGATCCGTCACAACGAGTTATACTGGAAAAAGTAA
- a CDS encoding sulfite exporter TauE/SafE family protein: MTPDWIGAFVVGLIGAGHCMGMCGGIASLLSIGNSKPSPVIPLLYNLGRLLSYAVIGGVIGGAISSIGQLSDFNALLGWLRLFAAGFMIVLGLYIGKWWFGLLFFEKIGQKLWRYISPLGKSFLPLKHPSHALPFGFIWGWLPCGLVYSMLTWAAVSGSWYNGAGIMLAFGLGTLPAMLTVGMGANFLKKLQQADLFRQLGAILILIYGFYTGYMALQLIIYTV, from the coding sequence ATGACGCCTGATTGGATCGGAGCCTTTGTTGTTGGATTGATCGGCGCAGGCCACTGCATGGGAATGTGTGGTGGTATTGCGTCGCTTCTTTCGATTGGCAACAGTAAACCTTCCCCTGTTATTCCCCTGCTTTATAACCTAGGACGCTTGCTAAGTTATGCCGTGATTGGTGGTGTGATTGGCGGCGCAATTTCTTCGATAGGTCAGCTAAGCGATTTTAACGCTCTGCTGGGTTGGCTGCGATTATTTGCTGCTGGCTTTATGATCGTCTTAGGTTTGTATATCGGTAAATGGTGGTTCGGCTTGTTGTTCTTTGAAAAGATCGGACAGAAACTATGGCGCTATATATCTCCTTTAGGTAAATCATTTCTACCATTGAAGCACCCTAGCCACGCTTTGCCGTTTGGCTTTATTTGGGGTTGGCTTCCATGCGGCCTGGTTTACTCTATGCTTACGTGGGCAGCCGTATCAGGAAGTTGGTACAACGGAGCCGGTATCATGCTTGCTTTCGGTTTAGGCACGCTTCCGGCAATGTTAACAGTTGGCATGGGTGCCAATTTCCTCAAAAAACTGCAACAAGCTGACTTATTTCGCCAACTAGGCGCAATTTTAATCCTCATTTACGGCTTCTATACCGGATATATGGCGCTACAGCTCATTATTTATACCGTATAG
- a CDS encoding FNR family transcription factor, with product MISEKPVTKRVQSGGCAIHCQDCSISQLCIPFTLNESELDQLDQIIERKKPIQKGQELFKAGDELKSLYAIRSGTIKSYTITEQGDEQITAFHLAGDLVGFDAITGDLHPSFAQALETSMVCEIPYEILDDLSGKMPKLRQQIMRLMSNEIKGDQEMILLLSKKNAEERLAAFLYNLSTRFSQRGFSPREFRLTMTRGDIGNYLGLTVETISRLLGRFQKADILSVKGKYITIEDHDALMELAGVSKE from the coding sequence ATGATTTCTGAAAAGCCTGTGACGAAACGTGTTCAGTCTGGTGGTTGTGCGATCCATTGCCAGGATTGTAGTATTAGCCAGCTCTGTATTCCGTTTACTTTGAATGAATCTGAACTCGATCAACTTGATCAGATCATTGAGAGAAAAAAGCCTATTCAAAAAGGCCAAGAGTTATTTAAAGCCGGTGACGAGCTTAAATCTCTATACGCTATTCGCTCTGGAACGATCAAGAGCTACACGATTACCGAGCAAGGTGATGAGCAGATTACTGCATTCCACCTAGCGGGCGATCTTGTTGGCTTCGATGCGATTACTGGTGACCTACACCCTAGTTTCGCACAAGCGCTAGAAACTTCTATGGTATGTGAAATCCCATATGAGATTCTTGATGACCTATCAGGAAAAATGCCTAAATTGCGTCAGCAAATTATGCGCCTGATGAGTAACGAGATTAAAGGTGACCAAGAAATGATTCTGCTTCTTTCTAAGAAGAACGCGGAAGAGCGTCTTGCTGCATTCCTTTACAACCTTTCTACTCGCTTCTCTCAGCGTGGCTTCAGCCCGCGTGAGTTCCGCCTAACGATGACTCGTGGCGATATTGGTAACTACCTTGGCTTGACTGTTGAAACAATCAGCCGTCTTTTAGGTCGTTTCCAAAAAGCAGACATCTTGAGCGTTAAAGGCAAATATATCACTATCGAAGATCACGATGCGTTGATGGAACTTGCTGGCGTTTCAAAAGAATAG
- the potB gene encoding spermidine/putrescine ABC transporter permease PotB — protein MSKKFNLQNAIVALITGWLVLFVMIPNIMIIGTSFLTRDEANLIEMTFTLDNYVRLADPLYFKVLMHSFYMAIVATLLCLIIGYPFAYIVAKMPAKWRPIMLFLVIVPFWTNSLIRTYGLKIVLGTQGVLNKSLLALDIIDKPLRIMYSETAVMIGLVYILLPFMILPLYSAIEKLDDTYLEAAKDLGANKLQTLLKVVLPLTMPGIIGGCLLVLLPALGMFYISDLLGGAKNLLIGNVIKSQVLNARDWPFGAATSIALTMAMAVMLYAYYRAGKLLNKKVELD, from the coding sequence ATGAGCAAGAAGTTTAATTTACAAAACGCAATTGTTGCTTTAATCACAGGTTGGTTAGTGCTGTTCGTGATGATTCCAAACATCATGATCATCGGTACTAGCTTCTTAACTCGTGATGAAGCGAACTTGATCGAGATGACCTTCACCCTCGATAACTACGTGCGTTTGGCTGACCCGCTGTATTTTAAAGTGTTGATGCACTCTTTCTATATGGCAATTGTCGCAACCCTACTTTGTTTAATTATTGGTTACCCGTTCGCTTACATCGTGGCAAAAATGCCTGCGAAGTGGCGTCCAATCATGTTGTTCCTAGTGATTGTCCCATTTTGGACTAACTCTTTGATTCGTACTTATGGATTGAAGATTGTACTGGGTACGCAAGGTGTCTTGAACAAAAGTTTGTTAGCGCTAGATATCATTGATAAACCGCTACGTATCATGTACTCAGAAACCGCAGTAATGATCGGTTTAGTGTACATCCTACTTCCGTTTATGATTCTGCCGCTGTATTCAGCGATTGAGAAACTGGATGATACGTATTTAGAAGCGGCTAAAGATTTAGGTGCGAACAAACTGCAAACGCTATTGAAAGTTGTACTGCCCCTAACAATGCCGGGCATTATCGGCGGTTGTTTATTAGTACTACTGCCAGCGTTAGGTATGTTCTACATCTCTGACCTATTAGGCGGAGCTAAGAACCTATTGATTGGTAACGTGATTAAGAGCCAAGTGCTCAACGCTCGAGACTGGCCGTTTGGTGCAGCGACGAGTATCGCACTGACCATGGCAATGGCTGTGATGCTGTATGCCTACTACCGAGCAGGTAAGCTATTGAATAAGAAAGTGGAGCTAGACTAA
- the potA gene encoding spermidine/putrescine ABC transporter ATP-binding protein PotA, which yields MNAKKSVGKPVVQLTGISKSFDGKEVIGNLDLNVNHGEFLTILGPSGCGKTTVLRMIAGFETADSGQILLAEQNVTQVPAEQRHVNTVFQSYALFPHMTVFDNVAFGLRMQKVPNSEIEPRVMDALKMVRLEQMAQRKPHQLSGGQQQRIAIARAVVNKPKVLLLDESLSALDYKLRKQMQIELKQLQRQLGITFIFVTHDQEEALSMSDRIIVMRDGVIEQDGTPREIYEEPKNLFVARFIGEINVFEATAKSRLDEKRIVATIEGEESVIYHDKDVTPGQKLQVLLRPEDLRIEEIKESEQRGIVGHIVERTYKGMTLDSVVELESGMRVMVSEFFNEDDPDVDHSLGQKVAVTWVESWEVVLEDEQEV from the coding sequence TTGAACGCTAAAAAATCAGTAGGAAAGCCAGTAGTACAGCTAACTGGCATCAGTAAAAGTTTCGATGGTAAGGAAGTCATCGGCAATCTGGATTTAAACGTAAATCATGGTGAGTTTCTCACGATTTTAGGCCCATCAGGTTGTGGTAAAACAACCGTACTAAGAATGATTGCGGGTTTTGAAACGGCAGATAGTGGTCAAATATTATTAGCTGAACAAAACGTAACCCAAGTTCCTGCTGAACAAAGGCATGTAAACACTGTATTCCAAAGCTATGCCCTATTCCCACATATGACCGTTTTCGACAATGTGGCATTTGGCTTACGCATGCAGAAAGTTCCAAACAGCGAGATTGAACCTCGTGTAATGGATGCTTTGAAAATGGTGCGCCTAGAACAAATGGCACAACGAAAGCCACACCAGCTATCTGGTGGTCAACAGCAACGTATTGCAATCGCTCGTGCTGTCGTTAATAAGCCTAAAGTTCTTTTGTTGGATGAATCTCTATCTGCTCTGGATTACAAACTGCGTAAACAGATGCAAATCGAGCTGAAACAATTACAACGCCAACTTGGTATCACGTTCATTTTTGTAACGCATGACCAAGAAGAAGCGCTGTCTATGTCTGACCGTATTATTGTTATGCGTGATGGCGTGATTGAACAAGACGGAACACCAAGAGAGATCTACGAAGAGCCTAAGAACCTATTTGTAGCGCGCTTCATTGGTGAAATTAACGTATTCGAAGCGACAGCGAAATCTCGTCTAGATGAAAAACGCATTGTTGCGACAATCGAAGGTGAAGAGTCGGTTATCTATCACGATAAAGACGTCACACCGGGTCAAAAACTGCAAGTATTGCTTCGCCCTGAAGATCTTCGTATCGAAGAAATTAAAGAGTCTGAGCAACGCGGTATTGTTGGCCATATTGTCGAGCGAACCTATAAAGGCATGACATTAGATTCAGTCGTAGAACTTGAATCTGGTATGCGTGTCATGGTTAGCGAATTCTTCAACGAAGATGACCCTGATGTTGATCACTCACTGGGCCAAAAAGTTGCAGTAACTTGGGTTGAGAGCTGGGAAGTGGTATTAGAAGATGAGCAAGAAGTTTAA
- the ttcA gene encoding tRNA 2-thiocytidine(32) synthetase TtcA, giving the protein MNQNDNRKETLEFNKLQKRLRRNVGNAIIDYNMIEENDVVMACISGGKDSFAMLDILLRLREAAPIKFDVVAVNLDQKQPGFPEHILPEYFETLNIPYYIVDKDTYSVVKEKVPEGKTTCGLCSRLRRGTLYSFAEKIGATKIALGHHLDDIVETMFLNMFHGARLKAMPPKLRSDDGRNVVIRPLTYCRETDLIKYAEHKEFPIIPCNLCGSQENLQRQNIKAMLIDWDKKTPGRVEKIFKSIQNVSPSQLADRELFDFVNLPLDRSEDRKAYEFEEAEISSSNIDESMFIDVTNV; this is encoded by the coding sequence ATGAACCAAAACGATAATAGAAAAGAAACACTTGAATTCAACAAACTTCAGAAACGTCTGAGAAGAAATGTTGGAAATGCCATCATCGACTACAACATGATCGAAGAGAATGACGTAGTAATGGCATGTATTAGTGGCGGTAAAGATTCATTTGCGATGCTAGACATTTTGCTACGTTTACGTGAAGCAGCGCCTATCAAGTTTGATGTTGTGGCAGTAAACCTAGATCAAAAACAACCTGGGTTCCCTGAACACATTCTTCCTGAGTACTTTGAAACGCTGAACATTCCTTACTACATCGTAGATAAAGATACGTATTCAGTGGTTAAAGAGAAAGTGCCTGAAGGCAAAACAACGTGTGGCCTATGTTCTCGTCTTCGTCGTGGTACTTTGTACTCATTCGCAGAGAAGATCGGCGCAACTAAGATCGCACTTGGTCACCACCTAGACGACATCGTTGAGACCATGTTCCTAAACATGTTCCACGGCGCGCGCCTAAAGGCTATGCCACCAAAGCTTCGTTCAGATGATGGTCGTAACGTTGTTATCCGTCCACTGACTTACTGTCGCGAAACGGACCTAATCAAATACGCTGAGCACAAAGAGTTCCCAATCATTCCTTGTAACCTATGTGGTTCACAAGAGAATCTACAGCGTCAGAACATTAAAGCGATGCTAATTGATTGGGATAAGAAAACGCCAGGTCGTGTTGAGAAGATCTTCAAGTCAATCCAGAACGTAAGCCCAAGTCAACTGGCTGACCGCGAGCTGTTTGATTTCGTGAACCTTCCTCTAGACCGTAGTGAAGATCGCAAAGCATACGAATTCGAAGAAGCTGAAATCTCATCTTCAAACATTGATGAGTCAATGTTCATCGACGTAACGAACGTTTAG